A single Vigna radiata var. radiata cultivar VC1973A chromosome 8, Vradiata_ver6, whole genome shotgun sequence DNA region contains:
- the LOC106770519 gene encoding uncharacterized protein LOC106770519, with translation MAHSTASSDSVYQEGFTHHQHIAMTSYKYNSSENQFLYFSYLHDDHHTEYHDDAQTASKRALKEFSQLPPPIGLKFTLTPEMMEPSQVAAANKVEKLKAVQFPMNMLRIGYFKIEAKYPYELVAKCYYARQKLMWEILHDGLKYKIEIQYQNISAIRAVIEEHSPGVLEIEVFFLYYVTLEKENVETKNYRLKFYIYNFLNGEYYVLQLDKVPSFFREIEPKPKKHTMWTISNDFTNAQASQYRRHYLEFPPGVLDQHYMKILQSDNRLLELSRRSFPSSHSAYFNLHLDEGTTQFSIGYDLHHIVYPYSLSL, from the exons ATGGCACACAGCACTGCTTCCAGTGACAGTGTTTATCAAGAAGGATTCACCCACCACCAACACATTGCTATGACTTCATATAAATATAACTCTTCGGAGAATCAATTTCTGTATTTCTCATACCTTCACGATGACCACCACACAGAATATCATGATGATGCACAAACTGCGTCTAAAAGg GCCCTGAAAGAATTTTCGCAGCTTCCACCACCCATCGGGTTGAAATTCACTTTGACTCCTGAAATGATGGAACCAAGTCAAGTTGCAGCAGCCAACAAAGTTGAGAAACTGAAGGCTGTGCAGTTTCCAATGAACATGCTCAGAATCGGCTACTTTAAG ATTGAAGCTAAATATCCTTATGAATTAGTAGCTAAGTGTTATTACGCAAGACAAAAATTGATGTGGGAGATATTACACGATGGTTTGAAGTACAAAATTGAAATACAGTATCAGAATATATCAGCCATTCGAGCTGTTATCGAGGAACACTCACCTGGAGTTCTGGAAATTGAGgtatttttcctttattatgttactttagaaaaagaaaatgtcgAAACAAAAAACTATAGATTGAAGTTTTACATATACAATTTC CTTAATGGCGAATATTATGTCCTACAGTTAGACAAAGTACCATCATTCTTTAGGGAGATTGAACCAAAGCCCAAAAAACATACCATGTGGACCATATCCAATGACTTCACCAATGCTCAAGCTTCACAATACCG GAGGCACTATCTTGAATTTCCTCCTGGCGTTCTTGATCAACACTACATGAAGATATTGCAAAGCGATAACCGATTGCTGGAATTAAGCCGAAGAAGTTTTCCAAGTTCACATTCTGCTTATTTTAATTTGCATTTAGATGAAGGAACCACTCAATTTTCTATTGGTTATGATCTGCATCACATTGTCTACCCCTACTCCCTTAGCCTCTGA